The genomic region GTATCCGCGCTGGAGCCGCTGGCCGAACTGGCTGCTGAGCGAAATAGCGATCGGCGCCTGCGATCTGGCGGAAGTGCTGGGCAGCGCCGTCGCCCTCAACCTGCTCTTCCACATCCCCCTGCTGTGGGCGGTGATCATCACCGGCCTGGACGTGCTGCTGCTGCTGGCGATGCAGCGCTTCGGCATGCGCACCATCGAGGCCATCGTGCTGCTGCTGGTGGCCACCATCGGGCTGTGCTACTTCCTGGAGATCTTCGTCCTGCCCCAGACCCAGCCCAGTTTCCTGGAGATGGGGCGGGCGCTGGTCTCGCCGCACTTCCGCCAGGCCGGCATGCTCTACATCGCCATCGGCATGATCGGGGCGACGGTGATGCCCCACAACCTCTACCTGCACTCCGCCCTGGTGCAGAGCCGCAAGCTGCAGCAGGATGACAAGTCCATCCGCCGCGCCGTCCGCTTCAACACCATCGACGCCACCGCCGCCCTCACCGTCGCCTTCCTGGTGAACGCCGCCATCCTGGTGCTGGCGGCCATGGTCTTTTTCGGGAAGCGGAGCGTGACGGTGGCGGGCGGCGAGGTGGTGCACTTCCTCCCCGACAGCGACTGGGTTCGCGTGGCCTACCTGACCCTGGCGCCGCTGCTGGGTACCACCGCCGCCAGCACGTTGTTCGGCATCGCGCTGCTGGCCAGCGGGCAGAGCAGCACCATCACCGGCACCCTGGCCGGGCAGGTGGTGATGGAAGGCTTCATGAACTGGCGCCTCAAGCCCTGGGTGCGGCGGCTGATCACCCGCACCTTGGCCATCGTGCCCGCGGTCGTCATCATCGGAGTGCGCGGCTCCAGCAGCGTCACCGACCTGCTG from Terriglobales bacterium harbors:
- a CDS encoding Nramp family divalent metal transporter, encoding YPRWSRWPNWLLSEIAIGACDLAEVLGSAVALNLLFHIPLLWAVIITGLDVLLLLAMQRFGMRTIEAIVLLLVATIGLCYFLEIFVLPQTQPSFLEMGRALVSPHFRQAGMLYIAIGMIGATVMPHNLYLHSALVQSRKLQQDDKSIRRAVRFNTIDATAALTVAFLVNAAILVLAAMVFFGKRSVTVAGGEVVHFLPDSDWVRVAYLTLAPLLGTTAASTLFGIALLASGQSSTITGTLAGQVVMEGFMNWRLKPWVRRLITRTLAIVPAVVIIGVRGSSSVTDLLTLSQVVLALQLPFAMFPLLHFTSSRRRMGAWKNGWFLLVAGWGSALLITAMDVWGLPDSLRTAWQVITGG